The segment TTATGCACCTACACAGGCAGTAGGCTGGTGCGCCCTTGTAGGTGGTCCATATGACTGGCCAGGATTTGTTGACTTTAGTAATCGGTGCCCCTGAAAGGAATACACGAAGACGCATTTCTTCAATGCGTTGCATTTCTGATAGTTCTTTGATCGATAATCGTCTGACTACGAAATGTGCAATGAACTGTTTAGAAACTCTCGTATCAAGCACGCCATTCCAGTGGAACCTATCGAATCAATCGAGAATAAACAGAGAGACTTAAAAACCGTGTATCTTCTCATTGGGAGTGAGGAGATACGCGGTTATTTTAGGCAGTATTCACTTGGCGTTGTGGAGAGAGGCGATCGCACGTACTTTTGACAACGACTTTTGTGTGATGATCATTGTTCGGAAAATCACATACTTCAGCGCAAAATTTTTCTTTTAGATTGATCATGTAGTCTTTACTCGTAGAAAGATCTAACCATTCAAAAAACGCAATACCCGTTTCCACTTCTTTTAAAGCTGTTTTTTGTCCATCAGCTAGTTTATCTAAAGCAGTAAACACTTTGTAATGTGCAAGATCGAGTGTTTGTTTGTGTGTCGTCGCGATTTTTTTTAATTGGGCTAGAAATAATTTGCGTAATGTGGTTGATTCACGGTTAAAAGAAAGACGTATGCCGTTCAAAATAAAGTTAGAAAGAAGCTCCGAATAATAGGTATTATCTATGTAGGCTTTCATCTTTGTGACACTATTTTGGAACGAATAGGCAATGTATTCATCATCAAAAATAAATAAACAATTCGAAAAAATAGTCAATTCAAAGTGCCCCCATGTATCAATCTTTTCAAGATACTTCTTTATAACACTGATTTCTTCTTTCATTGATGCGGTAAAAGAGCTACTATACAGATAATTTGAAATCAATTTTCTTTGGGCGTAGATCAAACGATAATAAATGTTTCCTGTTTTTTCAAATTCGTTGAGCAATTCTTGTTCTTGAGCAGATGTAATGGTTTTTGAAGTGATTAAATAATTCGTTAATTTTTGTTTATTAGACAACGAATTACTATTCAATAAAAATTGATATTCTTCAAGTGTGATATTCATCCGATCAAGGTAGTTTACTATTAGTTCAAAGCCGATTTTTGTTCCACGTGATTCAAAAGCTGCTAAGGTTCCTCTTTGTGAGATACCTGAAGTTAGTTGTTCTTGTGTCAATCCACGATCTTTTCTTAATTTTCGAATTAGAGCAGCATGTTCTGTCATGTTCATTTCCTCCAGAAGCTGTTTTTTTGTACATGGTTATAATAGCATAATATAGTTATGTGGATGTTATGTTTTCATATGTGCGCCCTTTTGTTAAAAAAGTGCGATTTTTTTGTTTGGAAAGTTATTTTGTTGCAATACCAAACAAAAAAAATTTTGAAGGATAAAATATGTTTTAATCTCTTCTGTAATACAAATTTAGGAGGGAAAAAATGAATAAGAAAAGTTTATTATTCTCAGTTGGTCTTTTAGGTTGTTTGTTTGGAGGCGGAACAGATGTGTTTGCAGCAGATGCAGCAGATACGATGCCAGATATCTCAAATCGCCAAGTTTCAGTAGGTTATTATCATAATTGGGTGCCTGAACAAGGTGCTGGTTACCAAGGTGGCCGTCCGGCAGATACTGATTTGGCAAAAGTAAATCCTTTTTATAATGTGATTGCTGTGTCATTCATGAAAGGAGAAGGTATCCCAACATTCAAACCTTACAATATGTCAGATACTGAATTTAGACAAAAAGTAGCCACTTTGAATGCTGAAAATCGTGTGGTCATTATTTCACTTGGTGGTGCAGATTCACATATTGAATTACATAAAGGGGAAGAACAAGCCTTTGCCGATGAAATCATCCGTTTGGTTGAAGTTTATGGATTTGATGGCTTAGATATCGATTTAGAACAAACCGCAGTAGATGCAGGCGACAATAAAACAGTAATTCCAGATGCTTTGAAGATTGTCCGTGCGCATTTTGAGAAAGAACAAAAACATTTCATTATCTCCATGGCGCCAGAGTTTCCATATTTAAGAACACAAGGTAAATATGTACCATACATTACTGCTTTAGAACAAGAATATGATTTTATTGCACCACAGTTATACAACCAAGCAGGTGACGGTATAAGTGTTGGAACTGAATGGATCGCTCAAAATAATGATAGCAAAAAATTTGAATTCTTATATGGAATTTCAAAAGCTTTCAACGAAGGAAGCGGTGGGTTTATCCAAATCCCAGCGAATCGCTTAGCTTTAGGTATTCCAGCAAACGTAGATGCAGCAGCAAATGGTTTTGTAAAAGAACCATCAAAAGTTTACGATGTATTCGAACAAATGGAAAAAGATCAAACACCATTAAAAGGTTTGATGACTTGGAGTATCAACTGGGATGAAGGAAGAAACTCAGCTGGTGTCGAGTACAATGAATCATTTGCGAAGTCTTATCAGGATCTATTCCAAGAAAAAACACCTGATACAGAAAAACCATCACAACCAACAAATCTAGCAGGCACAGCAACACATTCAACTGTTGCTTTATCATGGACAAAATCAACAGATGATCGTGGCGTAGCAGGTTATTACATTTATCGTGATGGCGAACAAATTGGTAGAGCAACAAACAATGCTTATACAGACACAAAATTGACTGCCAGCACAGAATACACTTATACAGTGAAAGCATTTGATGCAGCTGGTAACGTTTCAGAAGAAAGTAAAGCATTAGTGATCTCTACATTAGAAGAGCCACCAGCAGACTTAGAAGCTCCATCAGTACCATTGAACATTACGGCTTCATCAATTAGTGACAAGAGTGTTTCTTTATCATGGACACAATCAACAGATAACGTGGGTGTAGTAGGTTACTATGTTTACCGTGATGGTGAGCAAGTAGGAGAAACAGAAACAAATACATTTAGTGACGCAGGATTAACAGCTAATACGGAGTATTCTTATACAGTAAAAGCATTTGACGAAGCGGGCAACATTTCAGAAGAAAGCAAAGCATTAGTTGTGACAACGGCGGATGCACCATCAGCAGAAGCATGGGATGCAGATACAATTTATGATTTAGGTGATATCGTGACACACAAAGGAAACACATATCGTGCAAAATGGTGGACACGAGGCAATGAGCCTGGAACTGAACAATGGGGACCTTGGGAATTGATTGGCTAATCGATCCATACCCGTTTTTATTAATGAAGCAATCGTTGATGCTGAATCAATCAACGAATAAGTGATTTGCTCAGTATTGTTAAGATTTTCGTGCATGTATAACGAGAATCTTAGCAATTGGGCAAACGCATGATAAAAATTCAATTATTTATTTATGTTTGTATAACAGAACATGAAAAAAACATATATTATAACAACTATTATAAAAATTCCAAGTCCTCTTTTTAGAGGGCTTTTTTTATTTTTTAAGAAACATAATTGTTTGGTTATGATATTGCTATGTATAAA is part of the Enterococcus mundtii genome and harbors:
- a CDS encoding helix-turn-helix domain-containing protein, which encodes MTEHAALIRKLRKDRGLTQEQLTSGISQRGTLAAFESRGTKIGFELIVNYLDRMNITLEEYQFLLNSNSLSNKQKLTNYLITSKTITSAQEQELLNEFEKTGNIYYRLIYAQRKLISNYLYSSSFTASMKEEISVIKKYLEKIDTWGHFELTIFSNCLFIFDDEYIAYSFQNSVTKMKAYIDNTYYSELLSNFILNGIRLSFNRESTTLRKLFLAQLKKIATTHKQTLDLAHYKVFTALDKLADGQKTALKEVETGIAFFEWLDLSTSKDYMINLKEKFCAEVCDFPNNDHHTKVVVKSTCDRLSPQRQVNTA
- a CDS encoding fibronectin type III domain-containing protein; the protein is MNKKSLLFSVGLLGCLFGGGTDVFAADAADTMPDISNRQVSVGYYHNWVPEQGAGYQGGRPADTDLAKVNPFYNVIAVSFMKGEGIPTFKPYNMSDTEFRQKVATLNAENRVVIISLGGADSHIELHKGEEQAFADEIIRLVEVYGFDGLDIDLEQTAVDAGDNKTVIPDALKIVRAHFEKEQKHFIISMAPEFPYLRTQGKYVPYITALEQEYDFIAPQLYNQAGDGISVGTEWIAQNNDSKKFEFLYGISKAFNEGSGGFIQIPANRLALGIPANVDAAANGFVKEPSKVYDVFEQMEKDQTPLKGLMTWSINWDEGRNSAGVEYNESFAKSYQDLFQEKTPDTEKPSQPTNLAGTATHSTVALSWTKSTDDRGVAGYYIYRDGEQIGRATNNAYTDTKLTASTEYTYTVKAFDAAGNVSEESKALVISTLEEPPADLEAPSVPLNITASSISDKSVSLSWTQSTDNVGVVGYYVYRDGEQVGETETNTFSDAGLTANTEYSYTVKAFDEAGNISEESKALVVTTADAPSAEAWDADTIYDLGDIVTHKGNTYRAKWWTRGNEPGTEQWGPWELIG